The uncultured Desulfuromonas sp. genome has a segment encoding these proteins:
- a CDS encoding PqiA/YebS family transporter subunit has product MNRVSCPDCDLIVELPALRDGQRAFCPRCNHLLTHRAHRALERSAAFAMAALIFLLLANLYPFLSFEASGREQVMTLLQSAQELYKTGSQVLSFFVLAFIIIFPGLILISQLLVLIPIVLKKRSVIGCRLWARFIFTLGPWSMAEVFILGVLASLTKIASMATIVLGLSFWAYVAFALCFLIAVTRLDRYQFWRIILPFPSPRASSGQSAAAQGLAHCHICTLTSPEYLNHCPRCGAALHYRTPHSLQRTLACLITAVILYLPANVLPITHTDQFGNNTDSTIIGSAMMMWHHGSYPVSLVIFIASILIPLAKLLGLFWLCWSVNRPNSPLPRQRTSLYRITEFVGRWSMVDVFVVAILVALIQLGGILTIRPGPAALAFSGVVIITMFAAESFDPRLIWDKIEESSRD; this is encoded by the coding sequence ATGAACCGCGTCAGTTGTCCGGATTGTGATCTTATCGTTGAATTGCCTGCGCTGCGAGATGGCCAACGTGCCTTTTGTCCTCGCTGCAATCACCTGTTAACCCATCGGGCCCACCGTGCCTTGGAGCGTTCCGCGGCCTTCGCCATGGCGGCGCTGATCTTTCTGCTCCTGGCCAATCTCTACCCTTTTCTCTCTTTTGAAGCCAGCGGTCGTGAACAGGTCATGACGCTGTTGCAAAGCGCTCAGGAGCTGTATAAAACCGGCAGCCAGGTGCTGAGTTTTTTCGTCCTGGCTTTCATCATCATTTTTCCCGGACTCATCCTCATCAGTCAGCTTCTGGTGCTGATACCGATTGTCCTCAAAAAGCGCTCGGTCATCGGTTGCCGACTGTGGGCGCGCTTTATTTTCACCCTGGGGCCATGGAGCATGGCCGAAGTCTTCATCCTCGGGGTGCTCGCCAGCCTCACCAAAATCGCCAGTATGGCGACCATCGTTCTCGGCCTGTCGTTCTGGGCCTACGTGGCGTTTGCCCTGTGTTTTCTCATCGCCGTGACCCGGCTGGATCGCTACCAGTTCTGGCGCATCATCCTGCCCTTTCCATCGCCGCGGGCCAGCAGTGGTCAGTCGGCAGCAGCTCAAGGGCTGGCCCATTGCCATATCTGCACGTTGACCAGTCCGGAGTATCTCAACCACTGTCCCCGCTGCGGTGCGGCACTCCATTACCGCACCCCACACAGCCTGCAACGCACTCTGGCCTGCCTGATCACGGCGGTAATCCTTTATTTACCGGCTAATGTGTTGCCGATCACCCATACGGATCAGTTTGGCAACAACACCGATAGCACCATTATTGGCAGCGCCATGATGATGTGGCACCATGGCAGTTATCCGGTGTCCTTGGTTATTTTCATTGCCAGTATCCTGATCCCGCTGGCCAAACTGCTGGGTCTGTTTTGGCTGTGTTGGAGCGTTAACCGCCCCAACAGCCCCTTGCCGCGCCAACGTACCTCGTTGTACCGCATCACTGAATTTGTCGGGCGCTGGTCCATGGTCGATGTATTTGTGGTTGCCATTCTTGTTGCCCTGATTCAACTTGGCGGCATTTTAACAATTCGCCCCGGTCCGGCAGCACTGGCCTTTTCCGGGGTTGTGATCATTACCATGTTCGCCGCGGAGTCTTTTGATCCCCGGCTGATCTGGGATAAAATCGAGGAGAGTTCCCGTGACTGA
- the pqiB gene encoding intermembrane transport protein PqiB translates to MTETQAVISQKKRFSMVWIIPIVAMLLGGWMAVHNFQTRGPLITIAFVSAEGIEAGKTHIKALSVDVGVVKSVTLNKKRDGVLVTAQIQKQSSDLLRDDSQFWVVRPRIGASGISGLGTLLSGAYIELSPGNGSPGHSHFIGLNEPPLTPANTPGLHVTLVGTDQTSLNSGEPVLYRGFEVGRVEKTAFDTKKRQIRFSLFINAPYDDLVTENTRFWNASGIAVKMDAEGVRLNSESVESLLIGGISFALPDNLPPGGAVEDGREFLLYPDKESINHTSYKHTADYLLLFDSSVRGLLPGAPVTYRGLEIGKVVGISFDYLPEEDLYLDNDYKKVPVLIRLTPAALTGNDTPQTIGAMQQRLHDSVAKGLRATLKTGNLLTGSLYISLDFLDKPPAAEMQHLAGYAVLPTSSGGFDQIQNKITQLLDTINQLPLKETVLSADSTLKTIGSAAAQADQTLAELDQLLSTEDTQNLPVELRDTLENLRHNLSGLAGDFSAGSPFYRKLNGNLDQLQKTLHSVDQLSVQLATQPSELLFSDPLPEDPLAGDSL, encoded by the coding sequence GTGACTGAAACTCAGGCTGTTATCTCTCAAAAAAAACGCTTCTCCATGGTGTGGATCATCCCCATCGTTGCCATGCTACTCGGTGGCTGGATGGCCGTGCATAATTTTCAGACACGCGGCCCGTTGATCACCATCGCGTTTGTCAGTGCAGAAGGGATTGAAGCGGGGAAGACCCATATCAAAGCATTGAGTGTTGATGTCGGCGTGGTGAAAAGTGTCACCTTGAATAAAAAACGCGATGGCGTCCTTGTTACCGCTCAAATTCAAAAACAGAGCAGTGACCTGCTGCGTGACGACAGTCAGTTCTGGGTGGTGCGCCCGCGCATCGGTGCCAGCGGGATTTCCGGCCTCGGCACCCTGCTCAGCGGCGCTTATATCGAACTCTCCCCAGGCAACGGATCACCAGGTCACAGTCATTTCATCGGCCTGAACGAACCACCGCTGACACCGGCCAATACTCCGGGATTGCATGTCACGCTGGTCGGCACCGATCAGACGTCACTCAATTCCGGCGAGCCGGTGCTGTATCGCGGTTTTGAGGTCGGTCGTGTCGAAAAGACCGCCTTCGACACAAAAAAACGCCAAATCCGTTTTTCCCTGTTTATCAATGCCCCCTACGATGATCTGGTCACGGAAAACACCCGATTCTGGAATGCCAGCGGCATTGCCGTCAAAATGGATGCGGAGGGCGTGCGCCTTAACAGTGAATCCGTCGAATCCCTGCTCATCGGCGGCATATCATTTGCCCTGCCCGACAACCTTCCGCCCGGCGGAGCCGTGGAAGACGGCCGTGAGTTTCTCCTCTACCCTGACAAGGAGAGCATCAACCACACCAGCTACAAACATACCGCCGACTATCTGCTGTTGTTTGACAGTTCGGTCCGTGGCCTGCTGCCGGGAGCCCCGGTCACCTATCGAGGTCTGGAGATCGGCAAAGTGGTGGGGATCTCGTTTGATTATCTGCCTGAGGAGGATCTTTACCTGGACAACGATTACAAAAAAGTTCCGGTGTTGATTCGCCTAACACCGGCAGCGTTGACCGGCAACGACACACCGCAAACCATTGGGGCCATGCAACAGCGCCTTCATGACAGCGTTGCCAAAGGATTGCGCGCTACCCTGAAAACGGGCAACCTGCTGACCGGCAGTCTGTATATTTCTCTGGACTTTCTTGACAAGCCTCCGGCGGCTGAGATGCAACACCTGGCGGGCTATGCCGTGTTGCCAACCTCCTCCGGCGGCTTTGACCAGATTCAGAACAAAATCACCCAATTGCTTGATACCATCAATCAGTTGCCGTTGAAAGAAACCGTTCTCAGTGCCGACAGCACCCTGAAAACTATCGGTTCAGCAGCGGCCCAGGCCGACCAGACCCTGGCTGAGCTGGATCAGCTTCTCAGTACCGAGGACACACAGAATTTACCGGTTGAATTGCGTGACACGTTGGAAAACCTGCGCCATAACCTCAGCGGGCTGGCAGGAGACTTTTCGGCGGGCTCCCCCTTCTACCGCAAACTCAACGGCAACCTCGACCAGCTGCAAAAAACCTTGCACAGTGTCGACCAGCTCAGTGTTCAGCTGGCTACCCAACCCAGTGAATTGCTTTTTTCCGATCCCCTTCCCGAGGATCCCCTGGCAGGAGATAGCTTATGA
- a CDS encoding ABC-type transport auxiliary lipoprotein family protein, producing the protein MRHASFFAATVSTLILLLVAGCSTPTTPKTYYYLIAPDYQASAALSAPTDISVECAPFLSQGGLVVENSDQTIVTAHYHRWAEPLPSMISRYLQRRLQSALRPEANPPAITLLIDRFHRLKNGTVIYSGQWWTQGKSPQPFSYREQPTSAGYDGTVASLHHLLDQQALTLVDALAPDTLAQTDAP; encoded by the coding sequence ATGAGACATGCATCCTTTTTTGCAGCAACCGTCAGCACCCTGATTCTGCTCCTCGTTGCCGGTTGCAGCACTCCGACAACACCGAAAACCTACTACTATCTCATTGCACCGGACTATCAGGCCTCTGCCGCCCTTTCGGCACCTACGGACATCAGTGTTGAATGCGCGCCTTTTTTAAGCCAGGGAGGACTGGTGGTCGAAAACAGTGATCAAACCATTGTTACCGCGCACTACCACCGTTGGGCCGAGCCGCTGCCGTCAATGATCTCCCGTTATCTGCAGCGCCGTCTGCAAAGCGCTCTGCGCCCTGAGGCCAACCCGCCTGCCATCACCCTGCTGATTGACCGGTTTCACCGCCTCAAGAACGGAACGGTGATCTATAGTGGACAATGGTGGACACAAGGAAAATCACCTCAGCCGTTCAGCTATCGGGAACAGCCGACATCCGCTGGTTACGACGGCACCGTCGCCAGCTTGCACCATCTACTCGACCAACAGGCCCTGACTCTGGTCGACGCGCTGGCTCCCGACACACTGGCTCAAACGGACGCGCCATGA
- a CDS encoding Pycsar system effector family protein, whose product MSEETPTLLPRLLATNALRANLSKHMQLNQMADSKAAMILTASSLIITITLTQYDRLQLSTVLILAGSGLLAILFSILAIIPPLHAGGETNLFYFRSFSQLSEEEFSNRFKETIADKEALYNAYLHEIYYLGKHRLTRKYALIRNGLWCLMGGLIGATLSADIHRFSI is encoded by the coding sequence ATGAGCGAAGAAACACCCACGCTGCTGCCACGCCTGCTGGCCACGAATGCGTTACGCGCCAACCTGAGCAAACACATGCAGCTTAACCAGATGGCGGACTCCAAAGCAGCGATGATCCTCACGGCATCATCGCTGATTATCACCATCACCCTCACCCAGTATGACCGGTTGCAACTGTCCACGGTTCTGATCCTTGCCGGTTCAGGACTGCTGGCCATCTTATTCTCCATCCTGGCGATTATCCCACCATTGCATGCCGGCGGTGAAACCAACCTGTTCTACTTCCGCTCTTTTTCCCAGCTCAGCGAAGAGGAATTCAGCAACCGTTTTAAAGAGACAATTGCCGACAAAGAAGCCCTGTACAATGCCTACCTTCACGAGATCTATTATCTGGGAAAACACCGCCTGACCCGGAAATACGCTCTGATCCGCAATGGTTTGTGGTGTCTGATGGGGGGTCTGATCGGCGCAACCCTCAGCGCCGACATCCACCGTTTTTCTATTTAA
- a CDS encoding HDOD domain-containing protein, whose protein sequence is MTDTISNHIRKVREISPPPEQFAQLLQMISDDHSDLTELVTLLEVHPFITARLLQCANSAYFRQAGEIDNVRDAVIRVLGLSLTRSLTLAFLVSDSFDLNNVSNFDGQRHWFIALVTATMAREMAPRLKHPIDQVPALYSAGMLHNIGVAALAHCFPEQMNQALMTDTVSLSEKTLHLFHLDHYQAGALLIRSWNLPKSIIEPILHLRNPNYQGPCSNSAQLIRLCSTLANLMYKKEFHTLRNYSVDPSFMSRISLEESIFFIESQCRNLDEISQMMSR, encoded by the coding sequence ATGACGGACACGATCAGCAATCATATTCGCAAAGTCCGGGAAATTTCGCCACCGCCGGAGCAATTCGCCCAGCTGCTGCAAATGATCAGCGATGATCACAGCGATTTGACAGAGCTGGTTACCCTGCTGGAAGTCCATCCATTCATCACAGCCCGCCTGCTGCAGTGCGCCAACTCCGCCTATTTTCGCCAGGCCGGAGAAATTGACAACGTCCGCGATGCGGTTATCCGGGTGCTCGGCCTGTCACTGACCCGCAGCCTGACTCTGGCCTTTCTGGTGTCCGACAGCTTTGACCTCAATAACGTCAGCAATTTTGATGGCCAGCGGCATTGGTTTATCGCGCTGGTCACCGCAACCATGGCCCGCGAGATGGCGCCACGGCTTAAACACCCGATCGACCAGGTGCCGGCGTTGTATAGTGCCGGCATGTTGCATAACATCGGTGTTGCCGCCCTGGCCCATTGTTTTCCTGAACAGATGAATCAGGCCCTGATGACGGATACCGTCAGCCTGTCGGAAAAAACCCTCCACCTGTTTCACCTCGACCACTATCAGGCCGGAGCCCTGCTGATCCGCAGCTGGAATCTGCCCAAAAGTATCATCGAGCCGATTCTCCACCTGCGTAACCCGAACTATCAGGGCCCCTGTTCCAATTCAGCCCAGCTGATTCGCCTGTGCAGCACCCTGGCCAACCTGATGTACAAAAAAGAATTTCACACTCTGAGAAATTACAGCGTTGATCCTTCGTTTATGTCTCGAATTTCATTGGAAGAAAGCATTTTTTTCATTGAAAGCCAGTGTCGCAACCTCGACGAAATAAGCCAGATGATGTCCCGCTGA
- the ald gene encoding alanine dehydrogenase, producing the protein MNIAVAKEIKNNEYRVAMTAQGVARLTGLGHHVSIEQNAGTGSGISDSDYLNAGAHIAFDRAELFQRADLIVKVKEPQAEELPLLRAGQTLFTYLHLAALPDLTRQLLDIGITAIGYETVTAPHGNLPLLHPMSLIAGRMAVQTGASLLEKTHGGQGILLGGAPGTGRGRVVLLGAGTVGENAVEIAVGMGAEVVVMNRSARRLEQLEQRYANRITTHVLSDAVLHEQTRQADLLIGAVLVPGAKAPQLVSREMVAAMKPGSVIVDVAIDQGGCVETIRPTSHANPTYIEHDVIHYAVTNIPGAVARTSTLALTSRTLPFIEQLAIMEPKKPVVATLIWPMGLTFMMESCTIARLAKPTA; encoded by the coding sequence ATGAACATCGCTGTCGCCAAAGAGATCAAAAACAACGAATACCGGGTCGCCATGACCGCACAAGGGGTGGCGCGTCTGACCGGACTGGGACATCATGTCAGTATCGAACAGAATGCCGGAACCGGCAGCGGCATCAGCGACAGCGATTATCTCAATGCCGGCGCCCATATCGCCTTTGACCGCGCCGAACTGTTTCAACGGGCCGACTTGATCGTCAAAGTAAAGGAGCCGCAAGCCGAAGAACTCCCCCTGCTCAGAGCCGGACAAACACTCTTCACCTACCTTCACCTGGCGGCCCTGCCTGATCTGACCCGGCAATTGCTCGACATCGGCATCACGGCGATCGGCTATGAAACGGTTACCGCGCCTCACGGCAACCTGCCCTTACTCCATCCCATGAGCCTGATTGCCGGACGCATGGCGGTACAGACCGGCGCGTCTTTATTGGAAAAAACCCACGGCGGCCAAGGCATTCTGCTCGGCGGCGCTCCCGGAACCGGGCGCGGACGGGTTGTCCTTCTCGGTGCCGGAACCGTTGGAGAAAATGCCGTTGAAATCGCTGTCGGCATGGGTGCGGAAGTGGTCGTTATGAATCGAAGTGCCCGTCGCCTCGAACAGCTTGAACAACGCTATGCCAACCGCATTACCACGCACGTCCTGAGTGATGCGGTTCTTCACGAACAAACCCGTCAGGCCGATCTACTGATCGGCGCTGTGCTCGTTCCCGGAGCCAAAGCCCCGCAACTGGTCAGCCGCGAGATGGTGGCCGCCATGAAGCCGGGCAGCGTCATCGTCGATGTCGCCATTGATCAGGGGGGCTGCGTTGAAACGATTCGCCCGACCAGTCACGCCAATCCCACTTACATTGAGCACGACGTTATTCATTACGCCGTCACCAACATTCCAGGCGCGGTGGCCCGCACCAGCACTCTGGCACTGACCAGTCGCACCCTGCCTTTCATCGAGCAATTGGCCATCATGGAACCGAAGAAGCCTGTCGTCGCAACCCTCATCTGGCCAATGGGGTTAACGTTCATGATGGAATCCTGTACAATCGCCAGATTGGCGAAGCCCACAGCCTAA
- a CDS encoding TPM domain-containing protein, with protein sequence MTHKSLKMNLLTRVLKSASVFALLAVVFCAGGCERSTADERAVVDQAGLLSSQATQRIEQLAHSMLKHNGVQLQVVTLATSPADMDAAALHWMEEHHVGQLAGGARGVVLMVDPVSQQVRVEIGYDLEGVFSDVIVARIEHDQMTPFFAANRVGDGIEASLELLVAERPEDEVLPTQGMDGRYSGGGGAVASVPINKPLSPEFSGPMSHSVRSRFVAQPTPLAALECYRQVLEEHVKDAELTLYTPATREFFASWLVTDAQQNNERRDLENSLAQAEVFEQGPLAVVRFPLDQRQWSPYFFERCEDGWQLDFSTMSRVIGFNHRNQWFFRTLHHPFMFAFSDWSFDGNGFAYSKK encoded by the coding sequence TTGACCCACAAGAGCCTGAAGATGAACCTGCTGACGAGGGTACTGAAGAGCGCTAGTGTTTTTGCTCTGCTGGCGGTGGTGTTCTGTGCCGGTGGCTGCGAACGATCAACGGCAGATGAGCGTGCCGTGGTTGACCAGGCCGGATTGTTGTCATCACAGGCGACGCAGCGCATTGAACAACTGGCGCATTCAATGCTTAAGCACAATGGTGTTCAGCTTCAGGTGGTGACTTTGGCGACCTCACCCGCGGATATGGATGCTGCGGCATTGCATTGGATGGAAGAACATCATGTGGGACAACTGGCCGGTGGTGCACGCGGTGTGGTGCTGATGGTGGACCCGGTGTCGCAACAGGTGCGTGTCGAGATCGGTTATGATCTTGAAGGTGTGTTCAGTGACGTCATTGTGGCGCGGATCGAGCATGACCAGATGACGCCCTTCTTTGCCGCGAACCGCGTGGGCGACGGTATTGAGGCGAGCCTGGAGTTACTGGTTGCGGAACGGCCGGAGGATGAGGTGTTGCCGACCCAGGGGATGGACGGACGTTATTCCGGCGGTGGTGGCGCGGTGGCGTCGGTTCCTATCAATAAGCCGCTGTCTCCTGAATTCAGCGGTCCCATGTCACACTCGGTACGCAGTCGTTTTGTTGCCCAACCGACGCCGTTGGCGGCGCTGGAATGTTATCGGCAAGTGCTGGAAGAGCATGTCAAAGATGCCGAATTGACTCTGTACACCCCGGCAACACGCGAGTTTTTTGCCAGTTGGCTGGTGACGGATGCGCAGCAGAATAACGAGCGGCGTGATCTGGAAAACAGCTTGGCGCAGGCGGAAGTGTTTGAGCAGGGCCCTTTAGCGGTTGTGCGCTTCCCGTTGGACCAGCGCCAGTGGTCGCCGTATTTTTTTGAACGCTGTGAGGACGGCTGGCAGCTCGATTTTTCAACCATGAGCCGTGTCATCGGTTTTAATCATCGCAATCAATGGTTTTTTCGTACGTTACATCATCCCTTTATGTTTGCCTTTTCAGACTGGTCTTTTGACGGCAACGGCTTTGCCTATTCAAAGAAATAA
- a CDS encoding DUF4124 domain-containing protein yields the protein MRYVVVCLCLMCLFPAMLVAGPLYKWVDEKGVIHYSDRYPGSSANVKNFEDRSYPDPKPSQEGTLREAPAREDQDVVTEEPESMATDEDETVEATDETNSEEENADLDPQEPEDEPADEGTEER from the coding sequence ATGCGTTACGTTGTGGTTTGCTTGTGTTTGATGTGTCTGTTCCCGGCGATGCTTGTTGCCGGACCGTTGTATAAATGGGTGGATGAGAAGGGGGTGATTCATTACAGTGATCGCTATCCGGGCTCATCGGCCAATGTGAAAAATTTTGAGGATCGCTCCTATCCGGACCCAAAGCCATCGCAGGAAGGTACCTTGAGAGAGGCTCCAGCCAGGGAGGATCAGGATGTGGTTACTGAAGAACCTGAGTCGATGGCGACGGATGAGGATGAAACCGTTGAGGCGACGGATGAGACAAACTCGGAAGAGGAGAATGCCGATCTTGACCCACAAGAGCCTGAAGATGAACCTGCTGACGAGGGTACTGAAGAGCGCTAG
- the cas2 gene encoding CRISPR-associated endonuclease Cas2 translates to MMVLVSYDVATTCRTGAKRLRRVAKICQNHGQRVQYSVFECLVDPAQWTQMRQQLLDVIDDERDSLRFYFLGANWRNRVEHVGAKEGIDQEGPLII, encoded by the coding sequence ATGATGGTCTTGGTCAGTTACGATGTCGCCACAACCTGCCGCACCGGAGCCAAGCGTCTGCGGCGGGTTGCAAAAATCTGCCAGAATCACGGCCAACGCGTGCAATATTCCGTGTTTGAATGCCTTGTCGATCCAGCGCAATGGACCCAGATGCGGCAACAGCTTCTCGATGTCATCGACGACGAGCGCGACAGCCTGCGTTTTTACTTTCTCGGAGCCAACTGGCGAAACCGGGTCGAGCATGTCGGAGCCAAAGAGGGAATCGATCAGGAAGGGCCCTTAATCATTTAG
- the cas1c gene encoding type I-C CRISPR-associated endonuclease Cas1c, with protein MKKMLNTLYVTTQGTYLHKEGETVVVQVERENRLRLPIHTLSSIVCFGNVLCSPFLLGHCAENDVSVSFMTEYGRFLARVQGPVSGNVLLRREQYRQADCDKASARLARLFVLGKVANCRTSLQRVLRDHQQKTVETDIEQTCQGLTRYSRKLLAEDDLETVRGIEGRAARDYFDQFDHLIVAQKETFSFTGRNRRPPLDPVNCLLSFIYALLAHDARSALESVGLDPAVGFLHRDRPGRYGLALDLMEEFRPMLADRLALSLINLGQVKPKGFTVTDSGAVTMSDETRKTLLVAYQKRKQEEIEHPFLKEKIPLGMALYAQAQLLSRYLRGDLDDYPPFLWR; from the coding sequence ATGAAAAAGATGCTCAACACACTCTACGTGACCACGCAGGGGACCTATCTGCACAAGGAAGGGGAAACCGTGGTGGTCCAGGTCGAGCGGGAAAATCGCCTGCGCTTGCCCATCCACACCCTGAGTTCAATTGTTTGTTTCGGCAATGTGCTGTGCAGCCCTTTTCTGCTCGGACATTGTGCTGAAAACGATGTCTCGGTCAGTTTCATGACGGAATACGGCCGTTTTCTGGCCCGGGTGCAGGGGCCGGTGAGCGGCAATGTGCTGCTCCGGCGTGAGCAGTATCGCCAGGCCGATTGCGACAAGGCATCCGCCCGGCTGGCGCGCCTGTTCGTGCTGGGCAAGGTCGCCAATTGCCGCACCAGTTTGCAGCGCGTGTTGCGTGACCATCAGCAAAAGACGGTTGAAACCGATATTGAACAGACCTGCCAGGGCTTGACCCGTTACAGCCGGAAATTGTTGGCTGAGGACGATCTGGAAACCGTGCGCGGCATAGAAGGGCGCGCCGCCAGGGATTATTTCGATCAGTTTGACCATCTGATTGTCGCCCAGAAAGAGACGTTTTCATTTACGGGGCGCAACCGCCGTCCGCCCCTTGATCCGGTCAACTGTCTGCTTTCTTTTATCTATGCGCTGCTTGCCCATGATGCCCGCTCCGCTCTGGAAAGCGTCGGCCTTGATCCGGCCGTGGGTTTTCTGCATCGTGATCGACCGGGGCGCTATGGCCTGGCTCTGGATCTGATGGAAGAATTCCGCCCCATGTTGGCGGATCGTCTGGCGTTGTCGCTGATCAATCTCGGTCAGGTCAAACCAAAAGGTTTTACCGTCACCGACTCCGGGGCCGTGACTATGAGTGACGAGACGCGCAAGACCCTGCTGGTCGCCTACCAGAAACGCAAGCAGGAAGAGATAGAGCATCCCTTCCTGAAAGAAAAAATCCCCTTGGGCATGGCCCTCTATGCCCAGGCCCAGCTGCTCAGCCGGTATTTGCGTGGCGATCTGGACGACTACCCGCCGTTTTTATGGAGGTGA
- the cas4 gene encoding CRISPR-associated protein Cas4 → MYDESDYIMLSALQHYMFCPRQCALIHVEQLWAENRYTAEGQVLHERVDSHEKTKIGGVRIVRTLPIRSSRLGLSGQADVVEFHADGTVLPVEYKRGRPKKDQCDEVQLCAQALCLEEMLSVDIAEGALFYGQKRRRKAVVFDPALRELTLSIAQQVHDLIARQHTPPAVYSKKCDQCSLLHLCLPHSCEKQRSVKKYLAAMIGRTG, encoded by the coding sequence ATGTATGACGAATCCGACTACATCATGCTGTCGGCGTTGCAGCACTACATGTTCTGCCCACGCCAGTGCGCTTTGATCCACGTTGAACAGCTGTGGGCGGAAAATCGCTACACCGCTGAAGGGCAGGTGCTGCATGAACGGGTGGACAGCCATGAAAAAACGAAAATCGGCGGGGTGCGTATCGTGCGGACCCTGCCGATTCGTTCCAGCCGTTTGGGATTAAGCGGGCAGGCCGACGTGGTGGAGTTTCACGCCGACGGAACGGTGTTGCCCGTGGAGTATAAACGCGGCCGCCCCAAGAAGGATCAGTGTGATGAGGTGCAACTGTGCGCCCAGGCGCTGTGTCTGGAAGAGATGCTGTCGGTGGACATTGCCGAGGGCGCGCTGTTTTACGGCCAGAAACGCCGGCGTAAAGCCGTAGTGTTTGATCCTGCGTTACGCGAACTCACTCTGTCCATCGCCCAACAGGTGCATGATCTGATCGCCCGGCAGCACACACCACCGGCTGTCTATTCCAAAAAATGTGATCAGTGTTCATTGCTGCATTTATGTCTGCCACACAGCTGCGAAAAGCAGCGTTCCGTGAAGAAATATCTGGCGGCCATGATCGGGAGAACCGGATGA
- a CDS encoding four helix bundle protein, whose translation MKYENFEDVPVWKDGIRLTVNVFAVTEHPAFRGRGDLANQIQRAALSVPNNIAEGFERGTTPELLQFLYYAKGSAGEVRSICHVLERMQPFEPLKSEISDLKSLSRSISRQLGGWAFSLQESDIKGSRHLTRQSKSAYQKQQDAQALMDEIRAINAEEAEKRRQR comes from the coding sequence ATGAAATACGAAAACTTCGAGGATGTGCCGGTGTGGAAAGACGGCATCCGTCTGACCGTCAATGTCTTTGCGGTGACGGAACATCCGGCGTTTCGCGGACGCGGCGACTTGGCCAACCAGATTCAGCGGGCGGCGTTGTCGGTGCCGAACAATATCGCTGAGGGCTTCGAGCGCGGCACCACGCCGGAACTGCTCCAGTTTCTCTACTATGCCAAAGGCTCGGCCGGAGAAGTGCGCTCCATCTGCCATGTGCTCGAAAGGATGCAACCTTTCGAGCCTTTGAAATCTGAAATTTCAGATCTGAAATCGTTGTCTCGCAGCATTTCGAGACAACTGGGAGGTTGGGCGTTTTCATTGCAGGAATCGGACATCAAAGGTTCACGCCATCTCACCCGGCAATCCAAGTCCGCCTATCAGAAGCAACAGGATGCCCAGGCGTTGATGGACGAGATCCGCGCTATTAACGCCGAAGAGGCGGAAAAGAGACGGCAGCGCTAA